One segment of Nostoc flagelliforme CCNUN1 DNA contains the following:
- a CDS encoding DUF72 domain-containing protein — protein sequence MNFFIGCAVWAYKGWAGELYPQGTRTADFLNLYSRRFTTVEGNTTFYAVPNQETVTRWAAETPAGFEFCLKLPRDITHQGLLKPYIPAALKFLEGMRPLGKRLGPIFAQLPPSYAPALLDDLTNFLEAWPCTEAPLALEVRHSDWFREPHASNLTTLLERLGVGRVLLDSRPIYTGDDDPQLQSEQRKPKLPLQLSVTAPFTLIRFISHPNLSVNQPFMEEWVRQIQQWLQMGVRIYFFVHCPIEARSPSTARHFQQLLEQSDTPVPPLPWNNLEHPPNQLSLWS from the coding sequence GTGAACTTTTTTATCGGTTGTGCTGTTTGGGCATATAAAGGTTGGGCGGGCGAACTCTATCCCCAAGGCACTCGCACTGCCGATTTTCTGAATCTCTACAGTCGTCGCTTCACCACTGTAGAAGGTAACACCACCTTTTATGCCGTGCCTAACCAAGAAACTGTAACCCGTTGGGCTGCCGAAACACCAGCAGGTTTTGAATTTTGTCTAAAATTACCGCGAGATATTACCCATCAAGGATTGCTGAAACCTTATATTCCGGCTGCATTAAAATTTCTGGAAGGGATGCGCCCTTTAGGTAAGCGTCTTGGCCCAATATTTGCCCAGTTACCACCCAGTTATGCACCTGCATTGCTTGACGATTTGACCAACTTTCTGGAAGCTTGGCCGTGTACAGAAGCACCCCTAGCGTTAGAAGTTCGGCATTCCGACTGGTTCAGAGAACCCCATGCGAGTAATTTGACAACACTTTTAGAAAGGCTAGGTGTGGGACGGGTATTGTTAGACTCGCGCCCCATTTATACTGGAGATGATGACCCCCAGCTGCAATCGGAACAACGTAAACCCAAATTACCGTTGCAATTGAGTGTGACAGCACCTTTTACTCTGATTCGATTTATTTCTCATCCAAATTTATCAGTGAATCAGCCGTTTATGGAAGAGTGGGTAAGGCAGATTCAGCAATGGTTGCAAATGGGAGTACGAATTTATTTCTTTGTCCATTGTCCAATAGAAGCGCGATCGCCTAGCACAGCCCGTCACTTCCAACAGCTATTGGAACAGAGCGATACACCAGTTCCACCCCTACCTTGGAATAACCTTGAGCATCCCCCCAATCAACTCAGTTTATGGTCTTGA
- a CDS encoding bifunctional sterol desaturase/short chain dehydrogenase, with the protein MIKMLAENLIGIETKLQINWVWLNASLQFLTWGLFSLLLAEVLRDSYHALCHQVNWLAKWHNKHHMAYRRDLSIVSLKVYQESQLYHDILESSLLLVVLVFISLIVQHKGLWVGVAYCCTFLYGASVRYFQGKIDTDYNHLPGPLETIPSIWWVNRTYHWRHHFDDVNAYYSGVFPLVDKILGTGLSLKGKTIALTGASGALGQALAAELVKNNAKVVALTTNPEKLVEQVGVKVVPWQLGNEAELRNSLEKVDILIINHGINVYASRTSEAINTSYEVNTFSALRLMDIFLTTVTGPQAKATKEIWVNTSEAEVSPALSPLYELSKRSLGDIVTLKRLDGDCVIRKLILGPFKSQLNPYGVMSAQQVARAILFFARRDFRNIIVAINPLTYLLFPLKETSTWLYYRVFSRTAKS; encoded by the coding sequence ATGATAAAAATGCTAGCTGAAAACTTGATTGGAATTGAGACAAAATTACAAATTAATTGGGTTTGGTTAAATGCCAGCTTGCAGTTTCTTACTTGGGGACTTTTTTCACTTTTACTCGCTGAGGTCTTGAGAGACAGCTACCATGCTTTGTGTCACCAAGTCAATTGGCTTGCTAAATGGCACAACAAGCACCACATGGCTTATCGCCGCGATTTATCAATAGTTTCCCTGAAAGTTTACCAAGAATCCCAGCTCTATCACGACATTTTAGAGTCGAGTCTACTGCTAGTGGTTTTGGTATTCATTTCCTTAATTGTCCAGCATAAGGGGTTATGGGTGGGAGTAGCTTATTGTTGCACCTTCTTGTATGGCGCGTCTGTACGATATTTCCAGGGAAAAATTGATACAGACTACAACCACCTACCCGGCCCTTTAGAGACAATACCATCCATTTGGTGGGTGAATCGGACTTACCATTGGCGGCATCATTTTGATGATGTCAACGCTTACTACAGTGGTGTCTTTCCCCTAGTGGATAAAATTCTTGGTACAGGACTATCTCTCAAGGGTAAAACTATTGCTTTAACCGGAGCATCAGGAGCGTTGGGACAAGCATTAGCGGCTGAACTTGTAAAGAATAATGCAAAAGTTGTCGCATTAACCACTAATCCAGAAAAATTAGTAGAGCAAGTTGGGGTGAAGGTGGTTCCCTGGCAGTTGGGTAACGAAGCCGAACTGAGAAATAGTTTAGAGAAAGTAGATATTTTAATTATCAACCACGGAATCAATGTCTACGCCAGCCGCACATCAGAGGCTATCAACACCTCCTATGAAGTGAATACCTTTTCAGCGTTGCGGTTGATGGATATATTTTTGACAACCGTAACAGGGCCACAAGCAAAAGCAACCAAGGAAATCTGGGTAAACACTTCCGAGGCTGAGGTTTCTCCAGCACTGAGTCCGCTTTATGAACTCAGCAAGCGATCGCTAGGAGATATTGTTACCCTCAAGCGTTTGGACGGGGATTGTGTAATTCGCAAGTTAATTCTTGGCCCATTTAAGAGTCAACTTAATCCTTATGGAGTAATGTCTGCACAGCAAGTTGCTCGTGCCATCTTATTTTTCGCTCGACGAGACTTCCGAAATATTATTGTGGCAATAAATCCTCTAACCTATCTGCTGTTTCCCTTAAAAGAAACTAGTACGTGGCTATACTATCGAGTCTTCAGCCGGACAGCGAAAAGTTAA
- the ftsH4 gene encoding ATP-dependent zinc metalloprotease FtsH has product MPIKEQPKSPRFRIIANILLAVSGLFLLLNLFLPGLFASGPSGVPYSLFIHQVQEGEVSRVSVGQNQIIYQLKAENAEPPQVFATTPIFDLELPKLLEEKGVEFAATPPPKNTWFTTLLSWVIPPLIFIGIWQFFLARGGGGGPQGALSIGKSKAKVYVEGESAKITFADVAGVEEAKTELVEIVDFLKTPARFTQIGARIPKGVLLVGPPGTGKTLLAKAVAGEAGVPFFSISGSEFVELFVGVGSSRVRDLFEQAKKQAPCIVFIDELDAIGKSRSSNGFYGGNDEREQTLNQLLTEMDGFAAGDATVIVLAATNRPESLDSALLRPGRFDRQVLVDRPDLSGREAILKIHAQKVKLGDDVDLRAIATRTPGFAGADLANLVNEAALLAARNLRESVAQEDFAEAIERVVAGLEKKSRVMNETEKKIVAYHEVGHAMVGALTTGNGRVEKISIIPRGMAALGYTLQLPTEDRFLMNEDELRGQIATLLGGRSAEEIVFNSITTGASNDLQRATDLAERMVTTYGMSKVLGPLAYQQGQQSMFLGNGGANPRRAVSEDTSKAIDSEVKEIVETAHEQALEILRQNRDLLEAIATQLLETEVIEGEKLHSLLGQIKPVANS; this is encoded by the coding sequence ATGCCAATTAAAGAACAGCCTAAGTCACCTCGGTTTCGGATCATTGCTAATATATTACTGGCAGTATCAGGGCTATTTTTGCTCTTAAATTTATTTTTGCCTGGTTTATTTGCCTCTGGCCCTAGTGGTGTTCCCTACAGCTTATTTATTCATCAAGTACAAGAAGGGGAAGTCAGCCGCGTTTCCGTTGGCCAAAACCAGATTATTTACCAACTAAAAGCAGAAAATGCCGAGCCGCCCCAGGTGTTTGCAACTACACCAATCTTTGATTTAGAGTTACCCAAACTGCTAGAAGAAAAGGGAGTTGAATTCGCTGCTACACCTCCACCCAAGAATACTTGGTTTACAACCCTTTTAAGTTGGGTAATTCCACCACTGATTTTTATTGGTATTTGGCAGTTCTTTCTGGCCCGTGGTGGTGGCGGTGGCCCCCAAGGTGCGCTTTCTATTGGTAAGAGCAAAGCTAAAGTTTATGTTGAAGGCGAATCAGCTAAAATCACCTTTGCAGACGTGGCTGGGGTAGAAGAAGCGAAAACTGAGTTAGTGGAAATTGTGGATTTCCTGAAGACTCCGGCACGATTTACGCAAATTGGCGCTAGGATTCCCAAAGGTGTGTTGTTGGTTGGCCCTCCGGGTACTGGTAAGACACTTTTAGCGAAAGCCGTAGCAGGAGAAGCAGGAGTTCCATTCTTCAGTATCTCTGGTTCGGAGTTTGTGGAATTGTTTGTCGGTGTAGGTTCTTCCAGAGTGCGGGATTTGTTTGAGCAAGCAAAGAAACAGGCTCCCTGTATTGTATTCATTGATGAATTGGATGCGATTGGTAAATCTCGTAGCAGTAACGGCTTCTACGGTGGTAACGATGAGCGAGAACAGACCCTCAACCAATTACTAACGGAGATGGACGGGTTTGCAGCTGGGGATGCAACTGTAATTGTATTAGCAGCGACCAACCGCCCCGAAAGCCTTGACTCTGCATTGCTGCGTCCAGGCCGCTTTGACCGCCAGGTGTTGGTAGACCGTCCCGATTTATCTGGTCGGGAAGCAATTCTGAAGATTCACGCTCAAAAGGTAAAATTAGGAGATGATGTAGATTTAAGAGCGATCGCTACTCGTACCCCTGGTTTTGCTGGTGCAGATTTGGCAAACTTGGTAAATGAAGCGGCACTATTAGCAGCTCGCAATCTCCGTGAAAGTGTTGCTCAAGAAGACTTTGCCGAAGCAATTGAGCGGGTAGTCGCTGGTTTAGAGAAGAAGAGTCGAGTGATGAACGAGACTGAGAAAAAGATTGTTGCTTACCATGAAGTCGGTCACGCAATGGTCGGGGCGCTAACAACAGGAAACGGTCGCGTAGAAAAGATTTCGATTATTCCCCGTGGGATGGCAGCTTTGGGTTACACTCTGCAATTACCAACTGAAGACCGCTTTTTGATGAATGAAGATGAACTGCGGGGTCAGATTGCGACTCTGTTAGGTGGACGTTCCGCCGAAGAGATTGTGTTTAACAGTATTACCACAGGTGCTTCCAACGATTTGCAACGAGCAACTGACTTAGCAGAACGGATGGTAACAACTTATGGTATGAGCAAAGTCTTAGGGCCACTGGCTTACCAACAAGGACAACAATCAATGTTCTTGGGTAATGGTGGGGCTAATCCCCGGCGGGCGGTGAGTGAAGATACATCGAAAGCTATTGATAGCGAAGTCAAGGAAATCGTGGAAACAGCCCATGAGCAAGCCCTAGAGATTCTTAGACAGAACCGAGACTTGCTAGAAGCGATCGCTACTCAACTCTTAGAAACAGAAGTCATTGAAGGCGAAAAACTGCACAGTTTGCTGGGTCAAATTAAACCTGTAGCTAATTCGTAA
- a CDS encoding Mov34/MPN/PAD-1 family protein, producing MIKLSQEHLQTIHTHAESTYPEECCGIILGYLANGGKVVVEVIPTENAWNTEAAAEFSGKHTAESKKQQYAIAPEVMLKTQREARDRSLNIIGIFHSHPDHPAIPSECDRLYAWQGYSYIIVSVQNGKAGELQSWSLDDTHHFQAEAIENII from the coding sequence ATGATCAAACTTAGCCAAGAACACTTGCAAACTATCCACACCCATGCCGAAAGCACCTATCCAGAGGAATGCTGTGGTATAATTTTGGGCTATCTGGCTAATGGGGGTAAAGTTGTGGTAGAAGTCATACCAACAGAAAATGCCTGGAATACAGAAGCGGCGGCTGAGTTCTCAGGGAAACACACAGCAGAAAGTAAAAAACAGCAATATGCGATCGCACCTGAAGTTATGTTAAAAACACAAAGGGAAGCACGGGATCGCTCACTCAACATTATCGGCATTTTTCACTCCCACCCAGATCATCCTGCAATCCCTTCAGAATGCGATCGCTTATACGCTTGGCAAGGATACTCGTATATAATAGTTTCCGTCCAAAACGGTAAAGCTGGAGAACTCCAAAGCTGGAGCCTTGATGATACTCATCATTTCCAAGCAGAGGCAATTGAAAACATAATTTAA
- a CDS encoding DUF2949 domain-containing protein, whose translation MKPTDKLVHFLKEELGISGGAISLALRHCEQTPNFLAMTLWQYGLVTLDQLAQIFDWLETV comes from the coding sequence ATGAAACCTACAGATAAATTGGTGCATTTTTTAAAGGAAGAGTTGGGTATTTCTGGTGGAGCAATTTCTCTTGCTTTGCGACATTGTGAGCAAACCCCCAACTTTCTGGCTATGACCCTCTGGCAGTATGGGCTGGTAACACTGGATCAGTTAGCCCAAATTTTTGATTGGTTGGAAACAGTATAA
- a CDS encoding TOBE domain-containing protein has product MPRKEQGWVTFQTSEDERKILEEFCEQSQRTKTEILRELVRSLNQHSSAPISPPIHQEKQEDIYYTQKPDIESSIQKKSLKVSSRNILKGVVKRVVYGAVNSEVTLEIIHKVELTSIITRASAEELELSEGKEAYAVIKSNDIVIARE; this is encoded by the coding sequence ATGCCAAGAAAAGAACAAGGATGGGTTACATTTCAAACCTCAGAGGACGAGCGAAAGATTCTGGAGGAGTTCTGCGAACAGTCTCAACGCACTAAGACTGAGATTCTGCGGGAACTCGTGCGTAGCCTTAATCAGCACTCATCAGCACCGATATCACCACCAATTCATCAGGAAAAACAGGAAGATATCTACTACACTCAAAAACCTGACATAGAAAGTAGTATTCAAAAGAAATCACTAAAAGTTAGCTCTCGTAATATTCTTAAAGGTGTCGTTAAACGAGTTGTTTATGGAGCAGTTAATAGTGAGGTGACTCTAGAGATTATTCATAAAGTAGAATTAACCTCGATTATCACTAGAGCTTCCGCAGAAGAGTTGGAACTATCTGAGGGAAAAGAAGCTTATGCAGTGATTAAGTCTAACGATATTGTCATTGCTAGAGAATAG
- the moeB gene encoding molybdopterin-synthase adenylyltransferase MoeB produces the protein MLNPNLDEIQLTKDDYERYSRHLILPEVGLEGQKRLKAASVQCIGTGGLGSPLLLYLAAAGIGRIGIVDFDVVDTSNLQRQVIHGTSWVGKPKIESAKNRIHEINPYCQVDLYETRLTSENALEILQPYDIVVDGTDNFPTRYLVNDACVLLNKPNVYGSILRFEGQATVFNYQGGPNYRDLFPEPPPPGMVPSCAEGGVLGILPGIIGLIQATETVKIILGQGNTLSGRLLLYNALDMKFRELKLRPNPIRPVIEKLVDYEEFCGIPQAKAEEAKQQMESQEMTVKDLKELLDSGAKDFVLLDVRNPNEYDIAKIPGSVLVPLPDIENGNGVAKVKEILNGHRLIAHCKMGGRSAKALAILKEAGIVGTNVKGGITAWSREIDPSVPEY, from the coding sequence ATGCTCAATCCCAATCTGGATGAAATCCAGTTGACCAAAGACGATTACGAACGCTACTCCCGACACCTGATTTTGCCGGAAGTAGGACTAGAAGGACAGAAGCGCCTAAAAGCTGCCAGTGTCCAGTGTATTGGTACAGGTGGACTAGGTTCACCACTACTTTTATATCTGGCGGCGGCGGGTATTGGACGTATCGGGATTGTCGATTTCGATGTTGTTGATACTTCCAACTTACAACGCCAAGTAATCCACGGTACATCCTGGGTAGGTAAACCTAAGATTGAATCGGCAAAAAACCGCATTCACGAGATTAATCCCTATTGTCAGGTTGATTTATACGAAACCCGTCTAACTTCCGAAAACGCTCTAGAAATCCTTCAACCTTACGATATCGTCGTGGATGGTACTGATAACTTCCCCACTAGATATCTAGTTAACGACGCTTGCGTATTGCTGAATAAGCCCAACGTCTACGGTTCAATTTTACGCTTTGAAGGGCAAGCTACTGTATTTAATTACCAAGGTGGGCCAAATTATCGTGACCTTTTCCCAGAACCACCACCACCAGGGATGGTTCCCTCTTGTGCAGAAGGTGGCGTATTGGGAATTTTGCCCGGAATTATTGGTTTAATCCAAGCAACTGAAACTGTCAAAATCATTTTGGGACAAGGTAATACCCTAAGTGGACGGTTGCTGCTATACAACGCCTTAGATATGAAATTCCGGGAATTGAAGCTGCGTCCTAACCCAATTCGCCCAGTCATTGAAAAGCTGGTAGACTACGAAGAATTCTGCGGAATTCCACAAGCTAAGGCAGAGGAGGCTAAACAGCAGATGGAAAGTCAAGAAATGACCGTCAAGGATTTGAAGGAGTTGCTGGATAGCGGTGCGAAGGATTTTGTGCTGCTAGATGTCCGCAACCCCAATGAGTACGACATTGCCAAAATTCCTGGTTCAGTGTTGGTGCCCTTACCAGACATTGAAAATGGAAATGGCGTTGCCAAGGTAAAGGAAATATTGAACGGTCACCGCTTAATTGCTCATTGTAAGATGGGTGGGCGATCGGCAAAAGCCCTCGCCATTCTCAAGGAAGCCGGGATTGTTGGGACTAATGTCAAAGGCGGAATTACCGCTTGGAGTCGAGAAATCGATCCTTCCGTTCCAGAGTATTAA